One Candidatus Eisenbacteria bacterium DNA window includes the following coding sequences:
- a CDS encoding type IV toxin-antitoxin system AbiEi family antitoxin has translation MATKPAMSTWVEQLQSIGCYTFTRSRAESETERSFVAAQTALRRLKERRRIVSPRRGFYVIVPPEYRATGSPPASWFIDELMGHLDQPYYVGLLSAAAIHGASHQQPMVFQVVTSKPTREMSAGKVTIQFCMNSKVEQMPVTERQTETGMMRVATPETTAFDLVRYQAGAGQLSNAATVLAELAERIDTQALVRIAHLVRLPDVQRLGYLLDAVGESDLAGPLAGWLKARKPRTVPLRSGEPAEVAINDRWRILPNTELEVDV, from the coding sequence ATGGCGACGAAACCTGCCATGTCGACCTGGGTGGAGCAGCTTCAATCAATTGGCTGCTACACCTTTACGCGCTCCCGGGCCGAATCTGAAACGGAACGCTCGTTCGTGGCCGCCCAGACGGCACTGCGGAGGTTGAAGGAGCGACGGAGAATCGTCTCCCCCAGGCGCGGATTCTACGTCATCGTTCCTCCAGAGTATCGAGCGACCGGTTCGCCACCAGCCAGCTGGTTCATCGACGAGCTTATGGGCCACCTCGACCAGCCCTACTACGTGGGGCTGCTCAGCGCCGCGGCGATCCATGGCGCGTCCCACCAGCAGCCCATGGTCTTTCAGGTCGTGACCAGCAAGCCTACGCGCGAGATGAGTGCCGGCAAGGTCACCATCCAGTTCTGCATGAACAGCAAAGTCGAGCAGATGCCGGTGACGGAAAGGCAGACCGAGACGGGCATGATGCGTGTCGCCACTCCCGAGACCACCGCGTTCGACCTCGTCCGCTACCAGGCCGGGGCCGGACAACTGAGCAATGCAGCAACGGTCCTTGCCGAGCTGGCAGAGCGAATCGACACCCAGGCCTTGGTCAGGATCGCGCACCTTGTGCGGCTTCCGGACGTCCAGCGCCTCGGGTACTTGCTTGATGCAGTCGGCGAAAGTGATCTCGCTGGTCCACTAGCGGGATGGCTCAAGGCACGAAAACCCCGCACGGTCCCGCTACGTTCCGGAGAGCCAGCGGAAGTCGCGATCAATGACCGGTGGCGCATTCTGCCCAATACCGAATTGGAGGTTGACGTTTGA
- a CDS encoding DinB family protein, producing the protein MEFEHLVSQMVDNAQRIRALAEPVSMEQARWRPDPESWSILEVVNHMHDVEHADFRTFLDLALHRPNERRPRISPEAWVTERRYNERDLTESLQGYLAAREESVAWLRTLASPDWEAVYPAPWGPIKSGDVFAAWVAHDVLHMRQLVKLHWAFTIREVGPFSTDYAGDW; encoded by the coding sequence ATGGAATTCGAACACCTCGTTTCTCAGATGGTCGACAACGCACAACGCATTCGGGCGCTCGCCGAGCCCGTCTCGATGGAACAGGCGCGCTGGAGACCCGATCCTGAATCCTGGTCGATCCTGGAGGTAGTGAACCACATGCATGACGTGGAGCATGCGGACTTCCGCACCTTCCTGGATCTTGCCCTCCATCGCCCCAACGAACGGCGCCCCCGGATCTCCCCGGAGGCCTGGGTGACTGAGCGCAGATACAACGAGCGCGATCTCACCGAATCCCTGCAGGGCTACTTGGCGGCGCGGGAGGAGTCAGTCGCTTGGCTACGGACCCTGGCCTCACCGGATTGGGAGGCGGTCTACCCGGCTCCCTGGGGACCCATCAAGTCTGGTGACGTCTTCGCCGCCTGGGTGGCGCATGATGTGCTGCACATGCGTCAGCTCGTGAAGCTTCATTGGGCATTCACGATCCGCGAGGTTGGTCCCTTCAGCACGGACTACGCCGGGGACTGGTAG
- a CDS encoding ATP-binding protein — MITRTLETQLRRMARKFPVVTITGPRQSGKTTLCREVFPEKPYVSLEAPDMQDYAREDPRGFLAERRKGAVLDEIHRVPELLSYLQSMVDERPIRGSFILTGSANFALLQSLGQSLAGRTALLELLPLGLDEVERFPKSPQDLYELLLRGSYPAVYDRRLDTQEWYPSYVSTYLERDVRSVLNVGNLIAFRTFLRLCAGRAGQLVNLSSLGADAGVTHGTARSWLSVLEAGYVIWRLPPFHANVSKRLIKTPKLHFLDSGLVCHLLGIQTPRQLRDHPLRGAIFETWAVSEIVKSRVHRGLQPHLSFFRDRKGLEVDLLVELARTILAVETKSGATMAADFFDGIEAFASWVASSSLRRAVRSFVVYGGTALQKRSRGMAVPWSAVHRQKWWDSSK, encoded by the coding sequence ATGATTACCCGGACCCTCGAGACTCAATTACGCCGCATGGCCCGGAAGTTTCCTGTCGTCACGATAACCGGGCCGCGTCAGTCAGGTAAGACGACGCTCTGTCGGGAGGTCTTTCCCGAGAAGCCGTATGTGTCGCTCGAGGCGCCAGACATGCAGGATTACGCCCGCGAGGACCCGCGCGGATTCCTTGCCGAGCGCCGCAAGGGTGCGGTGCTGGATGAAATCCACCGCGTTCCTGAATTGCTGTCCTATTTACAGAGCATGGTGGATGAGCGTCCGATTCGGGGAAGTTTCATCCTGACCGGGTCGGCGAACTTCGCGCTCCTGCAGTCGCTAGGGCAATCGCTCGCGGGGAGAACAGCGCTCCTTGAGCTCTTGCCCCTGGGTTTGGATGAGGTGGAGCGTTTTCCCAAGAGTCCACAGGATCTCTATGAACTCTTGCTGCGGGGCAGCTATCCGGCCGTTTACGATCGTCGGCTCGATACACAGGAGTGGTATCCCAGCTATGTCTCCACGTATTTGGAGAGGGATGTCCGATCGGTTCTGAATGTCGGAAACCTGATTGCCTTCCGGACCTTTCTGCGGCTCTGTGCAGGTCGAGCAGGCCAGTTGGTGAATCTGTCTTCGCTGGGCGCGGATGCCGGGGTGACCCACGGAACAGCAAGGTCATGGCTCTCCGTGTTGGAGGCGGGCTACGTGATCTGGCGCCTGCCGCCATTTCATGCCAATGTCTCGAAGCGCCTGATCAAGACTCCCAAGCTGCATTTTCTTGACTCTGGCCTCGTCTGCCATCTGCTTGGCATCCAGACGCCCCGGCAACTCCGCGACCATCCCCTGCGGGGCGCCATCTTTGAAACGTGGGCGGTCTCGGAAATAGTCAAATCCAGGGTCCATCGAGGCCTGCAGCCCCATCTTTCCTTCTTCCGCGATCGGAAGGGACTGGAGGTCGACCTTTTGGTGGAACTCGCCCGGACGATCCTCGCCGTGGAAACCAAGTCAGGCGCCACGATGGCAGCAGACTTCTTCGACGGAATCGAGGCCTTCGCGTCGTGGGTCGCGTCCTCAAGCCTGAGGCGTGCCGTTCGGAGTTTTGTCGTCTATGGAGGAACGGCGCTGCAAAAGCGATCTCGGGGCATGGCCGTCCCATGGTCCGCCGTGCATCGCCAGAAATGGTGGGATTCGAGCAAGTGA
- a CDS encoding type IV toxin-antitoxin system AbiEi family antitoxin domain-containing protein — MQADRFDKAAEIFKKHGGVLRTAEALRSGIHPRTLYAMRDSGLLERVSRGAYRLASSPPLGNPDLVTVATRIPGGVICLISALSFHEMTTQIPHEVHVALAGGSEEPRLEHPPLKIYRFTGESFTEGVEIHEIDGVDVRIYSPEKTLADCFKFRNRIGLDTVVEALRSYRERGSIGVDDLMHYASICRVKKVIRPYLEAIL, encoded by the coding sequence ATGCAAGCCGACAGGTTCGACAAGGCTGCGGAGATCTTCAAGAAGCATGGGGGGGTACTCCGTACGGCGGAGGCTCTTCGCTCGGGCATCCACCCGCGCACGCTGTACGCTATGCGAGACTCGGGGCTTCTGGAAAGGGTGAGCCGTGGTGCTTATCGCCTCGCGAGCAGCCCGCCACTAGGCAACCCGGACCTTGTGACCGTCGCGACCCGGATACCGGGCGGTGTGATCTGTCTCATATCCGCGCTCTCGTTTCATGAGATGACGACTCAAATTCCCCACGAGGTACACGTGGCGCTCGCGGGCGGATCCGAGGAGCCACGGCTGGAGCATCCTCCCCTCAAAATCTACCGGTTCACCGGCGAGTCGTTCACCGAGGGTGTAGAGATTCACGAGATCGACGGTGTTGATGTGCGCATCTACAGCCCGGAGAAGACGCTCGCCGACTGCTTCAAGTTCCGCAACAGGATTGGCCTCGACACGGTGGTCGAGGCGCTCCGGTCCTATCGCGAACGGGGGAGTATCGGGGTGGATGACCTCATGCACTACGCTTCGATCTGCCGCGTGAAGAAGGTGATCCGGCCCTACCTGGAGGCGATTCTGTAG